From one Vanacampus margaritifer isolate UIUO_Vmar chromosome 12, RoL_Vmar_1.0, whole genome shotgun sequence genomic stretch:
- the LOC144061996 gene encoding glycine-N-acyltransferase-like protein 3, which yields MKILQNDELMTAEGVLLQHLPKSFQVYGFVYACNRNEPSPIQVVVDTWPDFKVIICRPNPEKELNFVPELTIYCMDEHILKKMLMTEDAIDWSSYIAGGCDVSHGSVLQEASLNREVSYKSVALTRILHLPDHSHLVTPAINSDLDSRISSLQLSHAHLVNQTWKFGGTEQAYKYIAFLISNFPTYCITDDEGRPVSWLLVYEYLALGVLYTLPEHRKKGYAKALIRNMARRFLAQGYPVFCYIEEDNMVSYKLFKSLGFIEEPSYRELWFEFNF from the exons ATGAAGATCCTTCAAAATGATGAGCTAATGACAGCCGAGGGTGTTCTGCTGCAGCACTTGCCCAAGAGTTTTCAG GTGTATGGATTTGTATATGCTTGTAACAGAAATGAACCAAGTCCTATACAGGTTGTTGTTGATACATGGCCTGATTTTAAAGTCATCATTTGTCGACCCAACCCAGAG AAAGAATTGAATTTTGTACCCGAGTTGACCATATACTGCATGGAtgaacacattttgaaaaaaatgttgatgacaGAGGATGCAATTGATTGGAGCTCTTATATTGCTGGAG GCTGCGACGTTTCACACGGCTCTGTTCTCCAAGAGGCTTCGTTGAACAGAGAAGTCAGCTACAAATCTGTGGCACTCACCCGTATTCTGCATCTGCCAGATCATAGCCATCTGGTCACACCAGCAATCAACAG TGATCTTGACTCAAGGATTTCGTCTCTGCAACTTTCCCATGCCCACTTGGTGAATCAAACTTGGAAGTTTGGAGGAACCGAACAAGCATACAAATACATAGCATTCCTCATCAGCAACTTCCCTACGTACTGCATAACTGATGATGAAGGTCGGCCTGTGTCATGGCTTCTTGTGTATGAGTACTTGGCATTGGGCGTGTTGTATACTTTGCCTGAGCACAGAAAGAAAGGTTACGCCAAAGCTCTGATCCGCAACATGGCCCGGAGATTCTTAGCTCAGGGCTACCCAGTGTTCTGCTACATAGAGGAGGACAACATGGTTTCCTACAAGCTTTTTAAAAGTCTCGGTTTCATTGAAGAGCCCTCATACAGAGAGCTGTGGTTTGAGTTTAACTTTTGA
- the LOC144061995 gene encoding glycine N-acyltransferase-like protein 3, whose translation MKILQKDELMTAEILLLKHLPKSFQVYGYLYACNRNKQSSVQFIVDAWPDFKVIICRPDPENKQASDWTKKVMFYCLDEKILREMLLEEDTIDWSTYFIIGGYDSSHTAVLQEVSTQRQVSHKHLARAHLLYLPYSSHLVTPAINSDMKSRILSLDLSHAHLVNQTWKFGGDETGYKKIVRQISNFPSYCITDGQGQPVSWLLLHEYMAIGVLYTLPEHRHKGYATVLVYTMAQRLLAEGYPVFCYVEENNIVPYKLFKSLGFIEDPSYREMWVVFNA comes from the exons ATGAAGATCCTTCAAAAAGATGAGCTGATGACTGCTGAGATTCTTCTGCTGAAACACTTACCCAAGAGTTTTCAG GTCTATGGATACTTATATGCTTgtaacagaaacaaacaaagtagCGTGCAGTTCATTGTTGATGCGTGGCCCGATTTTAAGGTCATCATTTGTCGCCCTGACCCAGAA AACAAACAAGCCTCGGACTGGACCAAAAAAGTAATGTTCTACTGCCTGGATGAGAAGATTTTGAGGGAAATGTTGTTAGAAGAGGATACAATCGACTGGAGCACTTATTTTATAATTGGAG GCTATGACAGTTCTCATACCGCCGTGCTCCAAGAGGTATCAACACAGAGACAAGTCAGCCACAAACATCTGGCTCGTGCACATCTTCTCTATTTGCCATATAGTAGCCATCTGGTCACGCCAGCAATCAACAG TGATATGAAATCAAGGATTTTGTCCCTTGATCTTTCTCATGCTCACCTGGTGAATCAGACCTGGAAGTTTGGAGGGGATGAAACGGGGTACAAGAAAATTGTGAGACAGATCAGCAACTTCCCTTCATACTGCATCACTGACGGTCAGGGTCAGCCTGTATCATGGCTGCTTTTACATGAATACATGGCAATAGGCGTGTTGTATACTCTGCCTGAGCACAGACACAAAGGTTACGCCACAGTCCTGGTCTACACTATGGCCCAGAGGCTCCTTGCTGAGGGCTACCCAGTGTTCTGCTATGTAGAGGAAAACAACATTGTCCCTTATAAACTGTTTAAAAGCCTGGGATTTATTGAGGATCCCTCTTACAGAGAGATGTGGGTTGTGTTCAACGCCTGA
- the mgme1 gene encoding mitochondrial genome maintenance exonuclease 1, whose translation MFILKRLPFAGGISVRMIQCTSLTFGFFIACHRSSYRRGASPYNSVDTERYSSLVKSVMSSRVSSQTPDTIQTEDEHMFGPVVKAHNVLRQESRLPKVMHPFIHCEETEEPESSPPVRVVVNRDQDRSSIPSVTRVLQATLSPEQLFYLERWKKRMIAELGEEGFKEYTKILFRQGKLFHSALENVISGATREDGQHEPHPPDVMGFMKSITYILEDVSAPRAIESSVQHDTLNYLGIVDCVACYRGVLCVIDWKTSEKPKPFLSNTYDNPIQVAAYAGALNSDDRYKYQVGNGLIVVAYKDGSPAHAHQLNRELMSEYWEKWLIRLEKFRQQRSSER comes from the exons atgttcataTTGAAACGTTTGCCATTCGCCGGAGGTATTTCTGTTCGGATGATTCAGTGCACATCTCTCACTTTCGGCTTTTTCATAGCATGTCATCGGTCCAGCTACCGTAGGGGGGCGAGTCCGTACAACTCGGTGGACACAGAGCGCTACTCATCTCTTGTGAAGTCTGTCATGTCTTCAAGGGTCAGCTCTCAAACCCCAGATACCATTCAAACTGAGGATGAGCACATGTTTGGACCAGTTGTCAAAGCTCATAATGTGTTAAGACAAGAGTCGAGGCTTCCTAAAGTCATGCATCCCTTCATACATTGCGAGGAAACAGAGGAGCCTGAATCAAGTCCTCCAGTCCGGGTTGTAGTAAACCGCGACCAAGATCGGTCGTCCATACCGAGTGTGACTAGGGTTCTTCAGGCAACACTTTCACCAGAGCAGCTCTTCTATCTGGAGAGATGGAAGAAGAGGATGATTGCAGAACTGGGGGAGGAAGGATTCAAAGAATACACCAAAA TTTTGTTTAGGCAAGGGAAACTTTTCCATTCAGCCCTGGAGAACGTTATATCAGGCGCAACAAGGGAAGACGGACAGCATGAACCGCATCCACCTGATGTGATGGGATTCATGAAGAGCATCACTTACATCCTGGAAGATGTCAGTGCACCAAGAGCAATAGAGAGCAGTGTACAGCATGACACTCTCAATTATTTGGGCATCGTGGACTGTGTGGCCTGCTACAG AGGTGTTCTGTGTGTTATTGACTGGAAGACTTCGGAAAAACCTAAACCGTTCCTGAGCAACACGTATGACAACCCCATTCAGGTGGCAGCCTACGCTGGAGCTTTGAACAGTGATGACAGATACAAATACCAG gtGGGGAACGGGCTTATTGTTGTTGCTTACAAGGATGGCTCGCCTGCCCACGCTCACCAACTGAACCGTGAGCTGATGTCGGAGTATTGGGAGAAGTGGCTGATTCGCTTGGAAAAGTTCCGACAACAGAG ATCCAGTGAAAGGTGA
- the snx5 gene encoding sorting nexin-5 — protein MTATLDEIDKEKIRSVSVDLNHDASLLIDIPDALCERDKVKFTVHTKTTLNSFQKPEISVPRQHEDFIWLHDTLVETEDYAGLIIPPAPPKPDFESPREKMHKLGEGEATMTKEEYTKMKQELEAEYLAVFKKTVQVHEVFLQRLSSHPILSKDRNFHIFLEYDQDLSVRRKNAKEMFGGFFKNMVKSADEVLISGIKEVDDFFEQEKTFLLDYYSKIKDSTSKAEKMTRTHKNIADDYIQISATLNALSAEDSTANRKQMDKLSDLFEKLRKVEGRVASDQELKLTELLRYYMRDIQAAKDLLYRRARALVDYENSNKALDKARLKSKDIPQAEEHQQQCLQKFDKLSESGKKELTSFKGRRVVAFRKNLIEMAELEIKHAKNNVTLLQGCIELLKNN, from the exons ATGACAGCCACTTTAGACGAAATCGACAAGGAAAAG ATACGCTCTGTGTCTGTTGACCTAAATCATGATGCATCTCTGCTTATCGACATTCCTGATGCACTCTGTGAAAGAGACAAAGTCAAGTTTACGGTCCACACAAAG ACGACGCTTAATTCTTTCCAGAAGCCAGAAATCTCTGTCCCTCGGCAGCATGAAGATTTCATCTGGTTACATGACACTCTGGTGGAGACGGAGGACTATGCTGGCCTAATA ATTCCCCCCGCACCCCCTAAGCCTGACTTTGAAAGCCCAAGAGAGAAGATGCACAAATTGGGAGAAGGTGAAGCCACTATGACCAAGGAAGAGTACACTAAAATGAAGCAGGAGTTGGAAGC tgagtACCTGGCTGTGTTCAAGAAAACAGTCCAAGTACATGAAGTATTCCTGCAGAGACTCTCTTCTCATCCCATTCTAAGCAAAGACAGAAACTTTCATATTTTCCTAGAGTATGACCAGGAT CTCAGTGTCAGAAGAAAGAATGCCAAGGAGATGTTTGGAGGATTCTTCAAGAACATGGTGAAGTCAGCCGATGAGGTTCTTATCTCAGGAATAAAG gaAGTCGACGACTTTTTTGAGCAGGAGAAGACGTTCCTACTCGACTATTACAGCAAGATTAAAGATTCCACTTCCAAAGCAGAGAAGATGACccgcacacacaaaa ATATCGCCGATGATTACATTCAGATCTCAGCCACTCTGAATGCACTTTCTGCTGAAGATAGCACAGCAAATAGGAA ACAGATGGACAAGCTCTCAGATCTCTTCGAGAAGCTCAGA AAAGTGGAGGGAAGAGTAGCATCTGATCAGGAGCTCAAGCTCACGGAGTTGCTAAGATATTACATGCGAGATATCCAGGCGGCAAAG GACCTTCTCTACAGACGAGCTCGCGCATTAGTCGACTATGAAAACTCCAACAAGGCTTTGGATAAGGCTCGACTGAAAAGTAAGGACATTCCTCAGGCTGAGGAACACCAGCAGCAGTGTCTACAGAAATTTGACAAGCTCTCAGAGTCTGGGAAGAAAG AGCTCACCAGTTTCAAGGGCAGGCGAGTTGTGGCATTTAGAAAGAATCTCATAGAAATGGCTGAACTGGAGATTAAACATGCCAAG AACAACGTGACACTATTGCAGGGGTGCATTGAGCTGCTCAAGAACAACTGA